From a region of the Nonlabens dokdonensis DSW-6 genome:
- a CDS encoding COR domain-containing protein, with translation MIIVKEVESYLGIELEKLENESENDLWDNTYVTDDHNNLTHLCVSQVKISQLSILCEILKRSPSLKDLYFDSLEAISSLDLISQLTNIETLRFNSTKILNQLDFRNFTNLKQLYFYDIEFINLSDFIGCEKLISLELSGINTILYDEQFSLETLKSLEVSFCNTIDFTFLSNFKDLKFLEISNCNLMDIPSIENLDQLISLSLRGNNLKEIPYERLINLNKLKYLNIGGNNIEDISFLKYLNKLESLWLIENFNISDFTPISKLNNLNSISCGKCNLKNIEFLTNLKKLKRIDLQDNAISDIEPLKDLEIIERLNLANNKIKKIEKLKCILTLQKFDISRNLLTEFPRWILETQTEITWKDYSFGEKTTNVYENSFNNIPIEIIRLGKDSIIRYFKKIDSEGAEVIYEVKLTLVGEGGAGKTSLKRRLINEHSSLPRKDKRTRGIEIRDWTFKEVKNVKHKAHIWDFGGQDVYYPVHRFFITENSLFILLASTRQQQHNFEYWIPTIYQFGGNSPIILAQTCHDGNGKNWNDLGAFTSNENFNIIKTQIKPYYELNLPNNNKGLLKLKRIIIDQIINLNHYGKRVPKTWSAIRNKLKTESKQSSCITFDRFSIICKSINKNSFENNKDVVDCCNFLHSIGVLIWYSKNETLKNWVVLEPQWAMNAVYLIIDDEEIQKRKGIILNKDFSRLWSNEDYINKEFVLKKMLESFKIAFPKKHSSSEYLMPARMDSMPPENKWKIPKPYLNVIFKFKFMPKGILNQVSAELSRYIENENSVWNDAVNLLYEDDKTSAHIYEDFYNREIIVKSIGPNDRGFMMIIIDAVKQVVSEYRGVENEILVPCICRRCEEMNDPTIFKYEKLVDWFYSRKNVAVTCNESGEQFLISELLHSVGLDKSLKIKSNQMYDEKKKMTRIFISYSKYDENYLQDMEDHLVTLKSEGLATFNCRQIDFGDKWDDRIKKEIDECDIMICLISVKFLNTDYINKIEIEKAIKQNKIIVPIVIKACDWESSSLGKYQAAQRGKVVSLDNNEKLLGRIKSNTEEERAAFWTDIIKELRAKLF, from the coding sequence AAGTTAAGATTTCACAGCTTTCTATCTTATGTGAAATATTAAAAAGGTCTCCTTCATTGAAAGATTTGTATTTCGATTCATTAGAGGCAATTTCAAGTCTTGACCTTATAAGTCAACTCACAAATATTGAAACATTAAGATTTAATAGCACGAAAATATTAAATCAATTGGATTTTCGGAATTTCACTAATTTAAAACAACTTTACTTTTATGATATTGAATTTATAAATCTCAGTGATTTTATCGGATGTGAAAAATTAATATCCTTAGAGTTGAGCGGAATAAATACTATCCTATACGACGAACAATTTTCCTTGGAAACTTTAAAATCTTTAGAAGTCTCATTTTGTAATACGATAGATTTTACCTTTTTAAGCAATTTTAAAGATTTAAAATTTTTAGAAATTTCTAATTGCAATTTGATGGATATACCTTCAATTGAAAATTTAGATCAACTAATATCTTTGAGTTTAAGAGGGAATAATTTAAAAGAAATACCTTATGAGCGCCTAATTAATTTAAATAAGTTGAAATATTTGAATATAGGTGGAAATAATATAGAAGATATTTCTTTTTTAAAATATCTAAATAAACTGGAGTCTTTATGGTTAATCGAAAATTTTAATATTTCAGACTTCACTCCAATTTCCAAATTGAATAACTTAAATTCTATTAGTTGTGGGAAATGCAATCTAAAAAACATAGAATTTCTAACCAATCTTAAAAAGTTAAAAAGAATTGATTTACAGGACAATGCAATATCAGATATAGAACCCTTAAAAGATTTAGAAATAATTGAAAGATTAAATCTGGCAAATAATAAGATTAAAAAGATTGAAAAATTAAAATGTATATTGACGTTACAAAAATTTGACATTTCAAGAAATCTACTAACTGAATTCCCTAGGTGGATCTTAGAGACACAGACAGAAATTACTTGGAAAGATTATAGCTTTGGGGAAAAAACCACTAATGTTTATGAAAATTCTTTTAATAATATTCCAATAGAAATAATCCGCCTAGGTAAAGATTCAATAATCAGATATTTTAAAAAAATTGATAGTGAAGGTGCGGAAGTTATTTATGAAGTGAAATTAACTCTGGTAGGTGAAGGTGGTGCTGGAAAAACCTCTTTAAAAAGAAGACTTATAAATGAACATTCAAGTCTTCCGAGAAAAGATAAGAGAACTAGAGGAATAGAAATAAGAGATTGGACTTTCAAAGAGGTAAAAAATGTCAAACACAAAGCGCATATTTGGGACTTTGGAGGGCAAGATGTTTATTACCCAGTTCATAGATTTTTCATAACTGAAAATTCGTTATTCATTTTATTGGCGTCCACAAGGCAACAACAACATAATTTTGAGTATTGGATTCCAACTATATATCAATTTGGAGGAAATAGCCCTATTATTTTGGCTCAGACATGTCATGATGGAAACGGAAAAAACTGGAACGATCTGGGAGCATTTACTAGTAACGAAAATTTTAATATAATAAAAACGCAAATTAAGCCGTATTATGAACTAAATCTACCAAATAATAACAAAGGTCTTTTAAAGTTAAAACGTATTATTATTGATCAAATAATAAACTTGAATCATTATGGTAAAAGAGTTCCCAAAACTTGGTCTGCCATCAGAAACAAACTAAAAACAGAGTCTAAACAAAGTTCTTGTATAACATTTGATAGATTTTCGATAATATGTAAATCTATAAATAAAAATAGTTTTGAAAATAATAAAGACGTTGTAGATTGCTGTAATTTTCTCCATAGCATTGGCGTACTGATTTGGTATTCAAAAAATGAAACTTTAAAAAACTGGGTTGTACTAGAGCCTCAATGGGCAATGAATGCAGTTTATCTGATAATTGACGACGAGGAAATACAAAAACGCAAAGGAATTATACTCAATAAGGATTTTTCTCGACTTTGGTCCAATGAAGATTACATAAATAAAGAATTCGTATTAAAAAAAATGTTGGAAAGCTTTAAAATAGCATTTCCTAAAAAACATAGTTCCTCTGAGTACTTAATGCCGGCAAGAATGGATTCAATGCCGCCAGAGAATAAATGGAAAATACCTAAACCATATTTGAATGTGATTTTTAAATTTAAGTTTATGCCAAAAGGTATTTTAAATCAAGTAAGTGCAGAATTAAGTAGATATATTGAAAATGAAAATTCTGTTTGGAATGATGCCGTCAATCTTTTGTATGAAGATGATAAAACTTCTGCGCATATTTATGAGGATTTTTACAATCGCGAAATTATAGTTAAAAGCATAGGTCCAAATGATCGAGGCTTTATGATGATAATTATAGATGCTGTCAAGCAAGTAGTTAGTGAGTATCGAGGAGTTGAAAATGAAATATTAGTTCCTTGCATTTGTAGACGTTGTGAAGAAATGAATGACCCAACTATTTTTAAATATGAAAAATTAGTTGACTGGTTTTATTCACGCAAAAATGTAGCAGTAACTTGTAATGAAAGTGGCGAACAATTCTTAATATCTGAACTTTTACACAGTGTTGGATTAGACAAAAGCTTAAAAATAAAAAGTAATCAAATGTACGATGAGAAGAAAAAAATGACGAGAATTTTCATTTCATATTCCAAATATGATGAGAATTATTTACAAGACATGGAAGATCATTTAGTTACCTTAAAAAGCGAAGGACTTGCTACTTTCAATTGTAGACAAATTGATTTTGGTGATAAATGGGATGATCGTATTAAAAAAGAGATCGACGAATGTGATATCATGATTTGTTTAATCAGTGTGAAGTTTTTAAATACGGATTATATAAATAAAATTGAAATAGAAAAGGCTATTAAACAGAACAAAATTATTGTACCAATAGTTATTAAGGCATGTGATTGGGAGTCATCTTCACTAGGTAAATATCAAGCCGCCCAACGAGGAAAAGTAGTCTCGCTAGACAATAATGAGAAATTATTAGGCCGTATAAAGAGTAATACTGAAGAGGAAAGAGCAGCTTTTTGGACCGATATTATCAAAGAATTAAGAGCTAAATTATTCTAA